A region from the Lagopus muta isolate bLagMut1 chromosome 27, bLagMut1 primary, whole genome shotgun sequence genome encodes:
- the NKX3-1 gene encoding homeobox protein Nkx-3.1, whose translation MSTGVLSPGGHRASSSPQQTSSRPRTSFLIQDILWDGVERGAQMDRGGIPEDGEQQDGPAVSPAQPHDANPDAETPPCSRDPPQKVLPRPPRPAKRSRAAFTHSQVLELERNFSRQKYLSAPERAHLAQNLQLSETQVKIWFQNRRYKTKRRAGGSGLEVGTTHKASVLPPAPLLAARCLPCLCYWSPAAW comes from the exons atgAGCACCGGggtgctgagccctgggggGCACAGAGCTTCCAGCAGCCCCCAACAGACCTCATCCAGACCTCGGACGTCCTTCCTCATCCAGGACATCCTATGGGATGGGGTTGAGAGGGGAGCACAGATGGATCGAGGCGGGATACCAGaggatggggagcagcaggatggCCCTGCAGtatccccagcacagccccacgaTGCAAATCCAG ATGCTGAGACCCCACCATGCAGCCGTGACCCCCCCCAGAAGGTGCTGCCCCGACCCCCCCGGCCAGCAAAGCGCTCGCGGGCAGCCTTCACCCACAGCCAAGTGTTGGAGTTGGAGAGGAACTTCAGCCGCCAGAAATACCTGTCAGCCCCTGAGCGAGCCCACCTGGCCCAGAACCTGCAGCTGAGCGAGACGCAGGTGAAGATCTGGTTCCAGAACCGCCGCTACAAGACCAAGAGGAGAGCGGGGGGCTCCGGGTTGGAGGTTGGGACCACTCACAAAGCATCCgtgctgcccccagccccactgctggccGCTCGCTGCCTGCCCTGCTTGTGTTACTGGAGCCCTGCCGCCTGGTGA
- the NKX2-6 gene encoding homeobox protein Nkx-2.6 produces the protein MLPTPFSVEDILSLEQSSAPGAPGVRRSPSGEEEPQSGQHLLSQPLQTDQQQTEPCHHPKQPQRRKPRVLFSQTQVSELERRFKQQKYLSALEREHLANVLQLTSTQVKIWFQNRRYKCKRQRQDRSLEMATYPLPARRVAVPVLVRDGNPCFGGSQPHLAPYGVTVSPYSYSTYYGAYGVSYGVGYAGVLTP, from the exons ATGCTGCCCACCCCTTTCTCCGTCGAGGATATCctcagcctggagcagagcagcgctCCCGGAGCCCCCGGGGTCCGCCGCAGCCCCTCCGGGGAGGAGGAACCGCAGTCGG GACAACATCTGCTCTCCCAACCCTTGCAGACAGACCAGCAGCAAACTGAGCCCTGCCACCACCCCAAGCAACCGCAGCGGCGCAAACCCCGTGTTTTGTTCTCCCAAACTCAGGTGTCGGAATTGGAGCGACGAttcaagcagcagaaatacCTCTCTGCTCTGGAAAGGGAACACCTGGCCAACGTGCTCCAGCTCACATCCACCCAGGTGAAAATCTGGTTCCAGAACCGGCGTTACAAATGCAAGAGGCAGAGGCAGGATAGATCCCTGGAGATGGCCACCTACCCACTGCCAGCACGTAGGGTGGCTGTTCCGGTGCTGGTCAGAGATGGCAATCCTTGTTTTGGGGGATCCCAACCCCACCTGGCTCCTTATGGGGTCACCGTCAGCCCCTACTCCTATAGCACCTACTATGGTGCCTATGGGGTGAGCTATGGGGTGGGCTACGCTGGGGTGCTCACACCGTGA